In Phormidium yuhuli AB48, one genomic interval encodes:
- a CDS encoding DUF751 family protein, translating to MATGNENFWLNVSRYPRYLITFIFGTFYVIYDWVKPLAKERPLFLGLVLTFMVALFMFMYFTLEAMLGISTVQF from the coding sequence ATGGCTACTGGTAACGAAAATTTCTGGTTGAATGTCTCTCGCTATCCTCGCTATCTGATTACCTTCATTTTTGGCACGTTTTATGTCATTTATGACTGGGTGAAGCCCCTGGCCAAGGAACGACCCCTGTTTTTGGGCTTAGTCCTTACCTTTATGGTTGCTCTCTTCATGTTTATGTACTTCACCCTTGAGGCGATGCTGGGAATTTCGACGGTTCAGTTTTAA
- the rbfA gene encoding 30S ribosome-binding factor RbfA, producing the protein MATNRRTSRVASLIKREVSDLLLHGIKDDRVGAGMVSITDVNVSGDLQHAKIFVSIYGTDEARAETMEGLASATGYVRRELGSRVRLRRTPEVQFVEDRSLERGDRTLDLLNRITRSSADEDTP; encoded by the coding sequence ATGGCTACTAACCGTCGCACCTCCCGCGTGGCTTCCCTGATTAAACGGGAAGTCAGTGATTTGTTGCTACATGGCATTAAAGACGATCGCGTCGGGGCTGGCATGGTCAGCATTACGGATGTTAATGTCTCGGGAGATTTGCAACACGCTAAAATCTTCGTCAGTATCTATGGGACTGATGAGGCCCGAGCCGAAACCATGGAGGGATTGGCCTCCGCCACCGGTTATGTCCGACGGGAACTCGGATCTCGGGTGCGGTTGCGGCGCACTCCTGAAGTCCAGTTCGTTGAAGACCGCTCCCTCGAACGGGGCGATCGCACTCTCGATTTACTCAATCGTATCACTCGCTCCTCCGCCGACGAGGACACTCCCTAA
- a CDS encoding glycosyltransferase family 4 protein yields the protein MRIAQVSPLWEQVLPPESREIERLVGHLTDELCRRGHQVTLFACGDSQTLADLDSISPEAQQLNPNVSEPGRDESLQYQRVLDRAKDFDIIHFHTGHSALPYAEMLTTPVVHTLHNGFTLENPDLFRQYRHQTYISISDAQQQRVPELNILRTIHNGIAVADYPFIKKPANDPPYLAFLGRLSPDNGPHQAIEIAKRTGWTLKLAGKIDAVDRRYIETQIAPHIDGDQIQYHGELSHKDKLNLLGYASATLLPITRDEPFDWVALESMGTGTPVIAGNRGAVPEIIAQGTTGFICNSIDEMVAAVPRVKGLKRQHSRDLVVRSFSISSMVEKYEAAYRNLLHQRWRQHRRPVPTPPLAAA from the coding sequence ATGAGAATTGCCCAAGTTTCGCCCTTATGGGAACAAGTCCTGCCTCCCGAATCGAGAGAAATTGAACGGCTGGTCGGTCATCTAACGGACGAACTCTGTCGCCGAGGTCATCAAGTCACCCTCTTTGCCTGCGGAGACTCCCAAACCCTAGCCGACTTAGACTCTATCAGTCCCGAGGCCCAGCAACTCAACCCCAACGTCAGCGAACCGGGCCGGGATGAGAGTCTGCAATACCAACGAGTTCTCGACCGGGCCAAGGACTTTGACATCATCCACTTCCACACGGGCCATTCCGCCTTACCCTACGCCGAAATGCTGACCACACCTGTGGTTCACACCCTGCATAATGGGTTCACCCTAGAAAACCCAGACCTCTTCCGGCAATATCGTCACCAGACCTACATCAGCATTAGCGATGCCCAGCAGCAGCGAGTTCCCGAACTCAATATCCTGCGAACCATCCATAACGGTATTGCCGTCGCCGACTATCCCTTCATAAAAAAACCCGCCAACGACCCCCCCTATCTCGCCTTCCTGGGTCGTCTTTCCCCAGACAACGGGCCCCACCAAGCCATCGAGATTGCCAAGCGAACCGGCTGGACCCTAAAACTGGCGGGCAAGATTGACGCCGTTGACCGCCGTTACATTGAAACCCAAATTGCCCCCCATATCGATGGCGACCAAATCCAATATCATGGAGAACTCAGCCACAAGGACAAGCTGAATCTCTTAGGATATGCCAGCGCGACCCTGCTTCCCATCACCCGGGACGAACCCTTCGACTGGGTGGCCCTTGAATCCATGGGGACCGGAACACCGGTCATTGCTGGGAATCGGGGGGCGGTTCCGGAAATCATCGCCCAGGGAACCACCGGCTTTATCTGCAACAGCATCGATGAGATGGTCGCCGCGGTCCCTCGGGTCAAAGGTCTCAAGCGACAACATAGTCGGGATTTAGTCGTTCGTAGTTTTAGCATCAGCAGCATGGTGGAGAAATACGAGGCGGCGTATCGAAACCTGTTGCATCAACGCTGGCGGCAACACCGTCG